The Anguilla rostrata isolate EN2019 chromosome 18, ASM1855537v3, whole genome shotgun sequence genome has a window encoding:
- the ly6pge gene encoding lymphocyte antigen 6 family member pge: protein HCNRQGSKTCPSHSDACAVVRGHGSGVMKSCSYKSFCNQANTQGYRAPGVRAHCCFTDNCNVSGGAPGLSSGLNVLLVLLPISLHLLFI, encoded by the exons CACTGCAACCGGCAGGGCTCCAAAACCTGCCCCAGCCACTCTGACGCCTGCGCTGTGGTCCGCGGCCACGGAA GTGGAGTCATGAAGTCTTGCTCCTACAAATCCTTCTGTAACCAGGCTAACACTCAGGGATACCGAGCCCCAGGGGTCAGAGCTCACTGCTGCTTCACCGATAACTGCAACGTGTCGGGCGGTGCCCCGGGGCTCAGCAGCGGGCTCAACGTTCTGCTGGTCCTCCTCCCCATTTCACTACACCTGCTCTTTATTTAA